The Mangrovibacterium diazotrophicum DNA window TTTTCGTGGCACCTCTGGCCATCACGATATACATTATTTTTGTGATTTTCGATTTCATTGACGGCCTGCTTCGCGACCTGCTCGCCTCGTGGACCGGTCATATTGTGCCAGGACTTGGCCTTTTGATTATCCTGGTTCTACTCACGCTGCTCGGTCTGCTGGGGGAATACATTGTCTTCAACCCTTTCAAGCGAATTTGGGAGCGTCTGCTTAACCGGGCTCCTCTACTAAAGGTGATCTACTCCTCATTGGTTGACTTGTTTTCGGCCTTCGTTGGCAAAGAAAAAAAGTTCAACAAACCGGTGCTCGTTTGTATTAACAAAGAGAACAAACTATGGAAAATCGGCTTCCTGACGCAAAAAAGCATGGAAGAACTGAACATGCCGGGCATGGTTGCCGTTTATTTCCCACACTCGTACAACTTCTCCGGCGAACTGTTTATGGTTGAAACATCTGCCGTTCAGAAATTGGACATGCCACCGGCCGAAGCGATGAAATTCGTGGTGTCGGGCGGTGTAACCCGGGTGAACTAAAAGGCTTATTTCGACCAGATAAACGAAACTAAATAGAAGAATGATTGCTCCGGAACTGTTACTCATGGCGGGTTTTCTCGTCCTTATTGTGGTTGTGTTGATGATCGACCTATTGTGGGTTGGTCGTAACTCGCATGTCGTATCGGCCAAAGAAGCGTTTATTTGGTCTGGCGTGTGGATTGGGCTTGCGTTGCTATTCTACCTGTTCCTGCATCAATGGGGACATTTGCTCCACGGAATCAACAGCCCGGAGAAACTGGCGGTGGTGCAGCAAAAATTTGCGCCCGGTCTGCGGTTTAAAACTTCCGGCTTCGAAAGTATGCTGCAGGAATACCGCAACTACATGTCGTTAACCTACATTACTGGTTATTTTATCGAAAAGACACTGTCGGTCGACAATATCTTTGTGATCCTGCTCATCCTGCGCGGCTTTTCTGTTCCGCTCGAGAACTACAAAACAGTTTTGTTCTGGGGTGTACTGGGAGCAGTAGTGCTCCGCTTCATTTTCATTTTTGCAGGTGCCGCTTTGATTCACCAGTTCGAATGGATTTTGCTGATTTTTGGCGGGTTCCTGGTCTTTCAAGGTGGAAAAATCCTCTTTCAAAGGGAAGAGGAAACCAAAGACCCGCATGATTACGCCATTGTCAGATATCTCTCGCGGCATTTCAACATTTCCAAGGAATACCACAGCAACAAATTTTGGCTGCGCCTGGATGGACGCCTATTCCTAACACCGCTATGCGTAGTCTTGGTGCTCATTGAATTCACCGACCTACTTTTTGCAATGGATTCCATACCCGCAGTATTCTCCATTTCACTCGATCCGTTTGTTGTGTTTTTCTCCAACATTTTTGCCATCATCGGGCTGCGCGCACTCTTCTTTTTAATTGCCAACATGGTCGACAAATTCCGTTTCCTCAACTATGGGGTCAGCATCCTGCTAATCTTCGTGGGGCTCAAACTATTGTTCCACACGCACCTCGACTCCATCGGTTTCAAACCGGCCTATTCACTTTTGTTTATCGGCTTGGTTTTAATTGGTAGCGTTTTATTGTCAGTCCTTATTAAACCCCGCGAAACCATGACTGATTAGGACGAAACTATTCAAAAAATACTAGTGAAACATGAATAAAGAGTAGCAACAAGTAGAAAGCCGCACGCTGCAAGATTACATAGGATTGTTTAGAGCTTGGGGCTTGGAACCCAAAACTCGAAACTCTAAACATGTCAACACTTCAACAATCCTCCTCTTACCTGTTTTTTCCGGCAATTGACCGATTGCTTTAGGCTGAAAGAATTCGTTTTCTTAAATTTGGATTTCATCATGAAAATTCTGTTTTCAAAATAGATTAAATTCAAACTCACACTTATGGAATTGTTCAAGGCAACAGAGGTTGTTAAAGACTATGCCGGTCACCGGGCACTTGATCATGTCAGCATCTCGGTCGAGGAAGGAACGGTTTTCGGGCTTTTAGGTCCGAACGGGGCAGGAAAAACAACCCTGATTCGAATCATCAACCAAATCACTGCTCCCGATTCAGGCGAAGTGTATTTTATGGGGCGAAAAACGAAGTCGACCGACATTCAATACATCGGCTACCTACCCGAAGAACGCGGACTTTATAAAAAAATGAAAGTCGGCGAACAGGCTTTGTACCTCGCTCAGTTGAAGGGGATGAAAAAACAAGATGCCTTGCGCAATCTCAAGAAGTGGTTCGAGAAGTTTGAAATACAACCGTGGTGGAACAAGAAAGTAGAAGAGCTTTCGAAAGGGATGGCGCAGAAAGTTCAATTCATTACAACAGTGATCCACGAGCCAAAGCTTCTAATTTTCGACGAACCCTTCAGCGGATTCGATCCCATCAATACGAAGCTTCTGAAAAATGAAATCCTCAACCTGAAAGAGCAAGGAGCAACAATCATCTTTTCAACCCATAACATGGCCTCTGTGGAAGAAGTTTGTGACCACATTGCTTTGATCAACAAATCGAAAAAAATTCTGGACGGCAATATTTACGATATCAAAGAACAATACAAGCTCGGCATTTACGAGATTGAAACGCCTGAGCTAACACCGGTGAATCCGCTTTTCGCGGGTAATGGATTTGAACTGCTGGAACAGGAAATTAAAGGCAACCGCCAGCGAATCATGTTCCGCAAAGCCGATGGAGAAAGCAACCGGGAGGTCCTGCAGAAATTAACCTCGAATTTGGAGATTTCTGCCTTCCGTGAAGTTATCCCGAGCATGAACGAAGTATTTATTCAAGTTGTAGAACAAGCCAACCAAACGAAATAGCCATGAACAAATCACTGCTCATTTTAAAGCGCGAATACCTCACCCGCGTTCGAAAAAAGTCATTTATTATTATGACTTTGTTGTTCCCTTTTTTAATGGCTGCGATGACGATTTTACCAGCCTGGCTTGCCATGCAGGATGATAAAGAAGAACGCACCATCGCCGTTTACGATGCTACCGGCATTTTCCTCGGACGGTTGGACGGAAACGAATACACCAAGTTTCATTATATGCCCGAAGAGGAATACCAAAAGGCAAAATCCGACATCAAGGGCAGTCCCTATTACGCCGTTCTGTTTATTCCCCCCAATATCCTGAGCTCAAACCGGGCACAGTTATTCTCGGACAAACAGGTTACCATTGATGTAAAATCGATGATAAACGACCGATTGGAAAAACTGATTGAAAGCGACAAAAAGCAGCGTGTTATCGACGAATCCGGAATCCCTGATTTAGAGCAACAATTGGCTGCAACTCACACCAACATCAAGCTCGACACCATTAAAGTGGGCGAAAACGGTGAGACCGCGAAGAGTTCGACCGAAATAGCAATGGGCTTGGGCTATTTGGCCGGATTCATTATTTACATGTTTGTATTAATGTACGGCATGATGGTTATGCGCGGGGTTATGGAAGAAAAAACAAACCGGATTGTTGAAGTCATCATTTCATCTGTAAAACCAATGCAGCTCATGTTTGGGAAGATTGTCGGCATTGGGTTGGTTGGCCTCACCCAGATTCTGTTCTGGCTTATCATCGGCACTGCAATCGTGACCGGAGCAAAAGCCTTTTCCGGCACCGGCCAGGTTCAAGCGATTGAAACGAGCCAAAACCTAATGACCACGCCTGGAATAACCGCAGCGCAGCCTATGCAGGCGGAACAGCAGAATGCAGTGATGCAGGCTTTCGACTCGCTCAGCAATTTAAACCTGCCACTCATCTTCGGAAGTTTTATTTTCTACTTTTTAGGCGGATTCCTGATCTATTCTTCAATCATGGGAGCTATTGGCTCGGCTGTCGATCAGGATGAAGACTCGCAGCAACTGATGTTCCCGGTTATGCTCCCGTTAATCTTCTCCATCGTTATTTTATTCCCGGTTGTCAAGAATCCGGAAGGAGCCCTTGCTTTTTGGGCGTCCATGGTACCATTCACCTCTCCTGTCATCATGATGGTGCGTGTTCCTTTTGGAATACCAACCTGGCAATTAATCCTATCAATGAGTATTTTAGCGGCATCAATCGTGGGAGTAATCTGGATTGCAGGCAAAATTTACAGAACCGGAATCTTAATGTACGGCAAAAAACCCAACTTTAAAGAAATTATTAAATGGCTGCGATATCGAAATTAATTTTTCAAAAACGTGACTATTCTCAGATTTTTTATTTATAATTGTTCCAGATAAGAAAACGACATGAATAAATACTTCTTCTATATGTGCATGTGTTGCTGTATGAAAATGCAAAAGGAGGAAGGTATGTGTCTGCTTCAATAGCGATTCTATTTAAACAATCATATAGAGCCTTCCCGAAACGGAAGGCTTTTTTTATGCTTCGAAATTTTAAAACCCTATAAAATTAAAACAAATGAAAGTTAACAACATCTTGGAAACCATCGGCAACTCGCCGCTAGTTCGTTTAAATCGTCTGTTCCCTGCAGACTATGAAGTATATGTAAAAGTTGAAAAAACAAACCCAGGAGGTAGCATCAAGGATCGTATCGCGTTGGAAATGGTTGAAGCAGCCGAACGCGACGGTATCTTGAAACCCGACACCTTGCTGGTTGAGCCAACTTCGGGAAACACCGGTATTGGCTTGGCGTTGGTAGCTGCAGTAAAAGGCTACAAACTGATTTTGGTGATGCCGGAATCAATGTCGATTGAAAGACGCCGCATTTTGACAGCCTACGGCGCTGAACTGGTTTTGACACCAAAAGAAAAAGGGATGAAAGGTGCCATTGCCAAAGCGGAAGAAATCGCAGCAGAAAACCCAAATTCATGGATTCCATCGCAATTTGACAATGCGGCCAATATCGAAGCTCACCGCAAAAACACGGCGAAAGAGATTTTGGCAGATCTTCCGGAAGGATTTGACTACCTGATTACCGGTGTTGGTACTGGCGGGCACATTTCAGGTGTTAGCGAAGTTGTAAAAGCAAAATTCCCGAACATTAAAACATTTGCAGTTGAACCGGAATCGTCTCCGGTTATCAGTGGTGGAGCACCTGGGCCTCACCCAATCCAGGGAATTGGCGCAGGTTTCATTCCGAAAAACCTGTTAACAGATTTACTGGACGGAACAATCCAGGTATCGAAAGATGAAGCTTTTGAATACGCCAAAAGAGCAGCAAAAGAAGAAGGTTTGTTTATCGGAATTTCTTCGGGTGCCTCCCTGGCCGCTATCGCGAAAAAACTCCAGGAACTTCCGAAAGGTTCAAAAATTGTCACTTTCAGCTACGATACCGGCGAACGCTACCTATCAGTTGAAGGACTATTTTAAACGAACATTTCAATATAAATATGGGAAACACCCTATTAAACCAGCTCTTTTACGGGCTGGTTTTTTTATTGAATTATTTCAATGCGAGTACTTCTATTTCTGTGGAAAAACTGTGTCTGATACTAAACTCTTCTTTGTTTTAATCGTCACCCGTAATTCATCTTGCACGTAAATCAAAAGCGCATACAAGAATAAGCTAACACCCAACATCTCGAAAAATTCTTCAAACGTATAAAGCACCGCATATAAAACATCAGAACCACCGCTATCTTCAACTTTACCCCCAATCATTTCAAAACCTATAGCTCCCGCAACATATATACCTCCTGAAATCCAAAATAACGTTCTAATACGTCCTGGAATAAACGGTAAAAACTTTATCAAATAAACTACACCTACAATCGACGCGATGATTCCAAAAGGGAGTACCCACGCATAATGAAAGAATCCTGTTAGGTTAAACTTCATTTGAATTAGCCCATTCACAACTTCGTGTATTTGAGCCGATTCGTCGATTGACATATACAGAAACCCGACAGCTAATCCAAACCAATACCTTTTCAGACGACTCTCTTGACTTTGATGTACAAAACCAATATAAAAAAGCAATAATGCCGTCAACAGCAACAACATACTAGAAAAGAAAGTAGGTACGTTTGACTCTTTATTGAAGTCAAATAACTTAATATATGAATGACTCCCATCTCCCGTTGAAACCTTCAACCAAACTACTATACAGTTTGCCACTAAAAGAATTACCATGATCGCCAACAACAAACGGAAAACACGAGTCGCTTTAATCTTTAATTTCATCTTATCTCTTTTCGTTTGTTTTCTGAATAATAAAATCAAATGCAGTTTGAACATAATAGCCTGTCCAACAAACTATACCTACCCACTTTGTTCCATCTTCTGCCAAAGTATGTAAATCTCCCTTTTCCCAAAAATAAGGTTGAAGTTCATCCGCTATTACAGAAGCACCTAACATGGAAAATGCTATCAGTAACATCCCGTAATGCGTATTTTGCACAATTTTTCTAAATAAAAAAAGATGTAAACTAACAACGCCTCCAAGTAACAATACAATCGATTTCTCCCCTCCACGTATCCACGTCCCGGAGTGCTCATGTATTAAAAATAAATCATCAAACATCAGATAAGCGCTAATAATTGCTACAACCAGAAAAAAATTTAGCAATTGTCGATCTGCTAATTTTAGAAGTAGCGACGAAGTAAAAAGACAAATCGCAGCAGTGACTCCCCACAAAAAAATCCCCAATGTAGAGATAGCCCCCGCATAAAAGGGCAAATTTCCCAATGTCGTTACATCCCTTGTAAAGAAAATCAAACGAATTCCCTCCAACCTTGACGCCGCTATTGCTAGTATTAAGACAAATAAAGCAGGCACGATTGCGTACAGATATCGAAAAAGTTGATGTTTTTTCAATGTGAAAGTATTTTAGTTATTAAACCAGTCAATATCGCATTTTGGAAAGTAATCTGTTTATCAAAAACAGAATCAGGTGTACCAGTTTGCTAAAGTTACAAATTTGAAATATAACATATACAACGAAACATTTATCTTAATGAAATATTTACAATTGTTTTGCAATCTTATTTTCACAGAATCGCAACCAG harbors:
- a CDS encoding ABC transporter ATP-binding protein, coding for MELFKATEVVKDYAGHRALDHVSISVEEGTVFGLLGPNGAGKTTLIRIINQITAPDSGEVYFMGRKTKSTDIQYIGYLPEERGLYKKMKVGEQALYLAQLKGMKKQDALRNLKKWFEKFEIQPWWNKKVEELSKGMAQKVQFITTVIHEPKLLIFDEPFSGFDPINTKLLKNEILNLKEQGATIIFSTHNMASVEEVCDHIALINKSKKILDGNIYDIKEQYKLGIYEIETPELTPVNPLFAGNGFELLEQEIKGNRQRIMFRKADGESNREVLQKLTSNLEISAFREVIPSMNEVFIQVVEQANQTK
- the cysK gene encoding cysteine synthase A, whose amino-acid sequence is MKVNNILETIGNSPLVRLNRLFPADYEVYVKVEKTNPGGSIKDRIALEMVEAAERDGILKPDTLLVEPTSGNTGIGLALVAAVKGYKLILVMPESMSIERRRILTAYGAELVLTPKEKGMKGAIAKAEEIAAENPNSWIPSQFDNAANIEAHRKNTAKEILADLPEGFDYLITGVGTGGHISGVSEVVKAKFPNIKTFAVEPESSPVISGGAPGPHPIQGIGAGFIPKNLLTDLLDGTIQVSKDEAFEYAKRAAKEEGLFIGISSGASLAAIAKKLQELPKGSKIVTFSYDTGERYLSVEGLF
- a CDS encoding peptidase M48 Ste24p codes for the protein MKLKIKATRVFRLLLAIMVILLVANCIVVWLKVSTGDGSHSYIKLFDFNKESNVPTFFSSMLLLLTALLLFYIGFVHQSQESRLKRYWFGLAVGFLYMSIDESAQIHEVVNGLIQMKFNLTGFFHYAWVLPFGIIASIVGVVYLIKFLPFIPGRIRTLFWISGGIYVAGAIGFEMIGGKVEDSGGSDVLYAVLYTFEEFFEMLGVSLFLYALLIYVQDELRVTIKTKKSLVSDTVFPQK
- a CDS encoding DUF502 domain-containing protein, which gives rise to MKRIVTYFMQGLVFVAPLAITIYIIFVIFDFIDGLLRDLLASWTGHIVPGLGLLIILVLLTLLGLLGEYIVFNPFKRIWERLLNRAPLLKVIYSSLVDLFSAFVGKEKKFNKPVLVCINKENKLWKIGFLTQKSMEELNMPGMVAVYFPHSYNFSGELFMVETSAVQKLDMPPAEAMKFVVSGGVTRVN
- a CDS encoding ABC transporter permease codes for the protein MNKSLLILKREYLTRVRKKSFIIMTLLFPFLMAAMTILPAWLAMQDDKEERTIAVYDATGIFLGRLDGNEYTKFHYMPEEEYQKAKSDIKGSPYYAVLFIPPNILSSNRAQLFSDKQVTIDVKSMINDRLEKLIESDKKQRVIDESGIPDLEQQLAATHTNIKLDTIKVGENGETAKSSTEIAMGLGYLAGFIIYMFVLMYGMMVMRGVMEEKTNRIVEVIISSVKPMQLMFGKIVGIGLVGLTQILFWLIIGTAIVTGAKAFSGTGQVQAIETSQNLMTTPGITAAQPMQAEQQNAVMQAFDSLSNLNLPLIFGSFIFYFLGGFLIYSSIMGAIGSAVDQDEDSQQLMFPVMLPLIFSIVILFPVVKNPEGALAFWASMVPFTSPVIMMVRVPFGIPTWQLILSMSILAASIVGVIWIAGKIYRTGILMYGKKPNFKEIIKWLRYRN
- a CDS encoding TerC/Alx family metal homeostasis membrane protein, coding for MIAPELLLMAGFLVLIVVVLMIDLLWVGRNSHVVSAKEAFIWSGVWIGLALLFYLFLHQWGHLLHGINSPEKLAVVQQKFAPGLRFKTSGFESMLQEYRNYMSLTYITGYFIEKTLSVDNIFVILLILRGFSVPLENYKTVLFWGVLGAVVLRFIFIFAGAALIHQFEWILLIFGGFLVFQGGKILFQREEETKDPHDYAIVRYLSRHFNISKEYHSNKFWLRLDGRLFLTPLCVVLVLIEFTDLLFAMDSIPAVFSISLDPFVVFFSNIFAIIGLRALFFLIANMVDKFRFLNYGVSILLIFVGLKLLFHTHLDSIGFKPAYSLLFIGLVLIGSVLLSVLIKPRETMTD